In a single window of the Rhizobium tropici CIAT 899 genome:
- a CDS encoding GntR family transcriptional regulator — protein MDEEDDPMTAAPYAVAIKRASLHHHVVDKLREMVSRGDLPAGERLNEVALAQAIGVSRTPMREAVKLLASEGLLELLPGRGARVRQYSAEELMDVFDVLGALERHAIEIAVSRMKPKALAEIERLHDQMGEAYAKRNQKAYFKANQKLHALIVELAANPALTATHMTMTKQSVHNRHETLMSEQRWKESVAEHQAIFDAIVKGDASQAGLLMLDHSRKTGAAVVEAARAANEIRVGSGR, from the coding sequence ATGGACGAAGAAGACGATCCGATGACGGCAGCACCTTATGCGGTGGCCATAAAGCGCGCCTCGCTGCATCATCACGTAGTCGACAAGCTGCGTGAGATGGTCAGCCGGGGCGACCTGCCTGCCGGTGAGAGACTGAACGAAGTCGCTCTCGCCCAGGCGATTGGCGTTTCGCGAACACCCATGCGCGAGGCCGTGAAATTGCTTGCCTCCGAGGGCTTGCTTGAACTTCTGCCAGGTCGCGGTGCCCGGGTCCGGCAGTATTCGGCGGAGGAGCTGATGGATGTGTTCGACGTCCTCGGTGCACTCGAGCGACATGCCATCGAGATCGCGGTCTCCAGAATGAAGCCGAAGGCGCTCGCGGAGATCGAACGCCTGCATGATCAGATGGGCGAAGCCTATGCGAAGCGTAATCAGAAGGCCTATTTCAAGGCGAACCAGAAGCTTCATGCGCTGATTGTCGAACTAGCGGCTAACCCAGCGCTGACAGCTACGCATATGACCATGACCAAGCAATCGGTCCACAACAGACATGAAACATTGATGTCGGAGCAGCGATGGAAGGAGTCCGTTGCTGAACACCAGGCGATCTTCGATGCCATCGTGAAAGGAGACGCATCGCAGGCGGGACTTCTGATGTTGGATCACAGCCGTAAAACCGGGGCTGCCGTTGTCGAGGCTGCCCGCGCAGCAAATGAGATCAGAGTAGGAAGTGGTCGATGA
- a CDS encoding DoxX family protein encodes MDLPVQIFTGTTVVNIVLIWLSAAAFLVGAMVNMSGHSKVRAGFVQLGFPFWWCWVTGALELLTAVLLVTAGSRYIGVALGTCIMLAAIAAIVRIRNYRELPPPMLFLLLLMLAGVSGHV; translated from the coding sequence ATGGATCTTCCAGTCCAAATTTTCACGGGCACAACGGTGGTCAACATAGTCCTCATTTGGCTGTCTGCAGCAGCGTTTCTCGTCGGGGCCATGGTCAACATGAGCGGCCATTCAAAAGTCCGCGCAGGCTTTGTGCAGCTTGGCTTTCCATTCTGGTGGTGCTGGGTCACTGGCGCGCTCGAACTCCTGACCGCAGTGCTGCTGGTTACAGCTGGCAGCCGATACATCGGCGTCGCCTTGGGCACCTGCATCATGCTCGCAGCGATCGCGGCTATTGTTCGCATCCGGAACTATCGAGAACTCCCGCCGCCAATGCTGTTCCTGCTGTTGTTGATGCTGGCCGGTGTCAGCGGCCATGTTTGA
- a CDS encoding TetR/AcrR family transcriptional regulator, whose product MGISERKAREREERGRRIVVAARTIAERDGWASVTIRRLADEIEYSQPVLYSHFHNRDEIVGAVALEGFGELAGILRDAIRPSSTPAEAIEGVATAYLDFAFARPAMYEAMFILPTGLRFARSDTPTQLREGFGAMATVIAPFARDVDTATETFWAALHGLAELERHGRIRPAFRSQRITLIMRMVSGQLQR is encoded by the coding sequence GTGGGTATCAGTGAACGCAAAGCCCGGGAAAGGGAGGAACGCGGTCGCAGGATCGTTGTCGCTGCGAGGACGATCGCCGAGCGGGACGGCTGGGCTTCGGTCACGATCCGGCGTCTCGCCGACGAGATAGAATACAGCCAGCCGGTTCTCTATTCGCATTTCCACAATCGCGATGAAATCGTCGGCGCAGTCGCGCTCGAAGGGTTTGGCGAGTTGGCCGGAATCCTCCGCGACGCAATCCGGCCGTCGTCCACGCCCGCAGAGGCAATAGAAGGCGTGGCGACCGCCTATCTCGATTTCGCCTTCGCCCGACCGGCAATGTACGAGGCGATGTTTATCCTTCCCACCGGTCTGCGCTTCGCCAGATCCGATACGCCAACGCAGCTCAGGGAGGGCTTCGGAGCCATGGCGACGGTGATCGCGCCCTTCGCCCGGGATGTGGATACCGCCACGGAAACTTTCTGGGCGGCGCTCCACGGATTGGCGGAGCTTGAGCGCCACGGCAGAATAAGGCCCGCCTTCCGGTCTCAGCGCATCACCCTCATCATGCGGATGGTGTCGGGCCAGCTCCAACGATAA
- a CDS encoding MFS transporter — MDHIAERPSVGAGAANFNRAAALALLAFAQLIISLDINIVFVALPKIGEGLNFSGQTLQWVVSAYTVFCGGFLLFGGRAADLIGQRRLFITALGLYAISSLVGGLAWEPAVIIAARAVQGIGGAFLFPATLSLVNRLFAEGAARNRALAVWGGAGASGLTIGSLAGGFLTSAFGWPSVFFVNVVLALIAIIAAFFVIPRDPRMSHGRSFDLSGALTVTAGATLLVFALVQGPVFGWNAAPILWAFGFSALLLLAFMIIESKSRDPLMPLRLFGNRMLVTSMAITFLYMGTFGALPYFLTVLFQDIHHFTASETGLAFLVPSLAIAAGTQIGERYASRFSARSTLIAGMLVGAAGTVIMVTGAWPESSYAAIIPGLLVSGIGQGVVWTAMWIIAGSGVPDREQGVASGMASTTMNIGNAVGLAVLVGFANAYAGFAGDKVSAGDMASGVRLAFWLCAAGGVIATAIAVAMLFCPRQSQ, encoded by the coding sequence ATGGACCACATTGCGGAAAGACCATCAGTCGGGGCAGGCGCGGCGAATTTCAACCGAGCGGCTGCACTGGCGCTCCTCGCATTCGCACAGTTGATCATCTCGCTCGATATCAACATCGTCTTCGTCGCCTTGCCCAAAATCGGCGAGGGTCTCAACTTTTCCGGTCAGACGCTGCAATGGGTCGTCAGCGCCTATACAGTCTTCTGCGGCGGTTTTCTGCTCTTCGGCGGGCGTGCGGCAGACCTCATCGGCCAACGCCGATTGTTCATCACGGCGCTCGGGCTCTATGCGATATCCTCACTGGTGGGGGGATTGGCCTGGGAGCCCGCAGTCATCATCGCAGCGCGAGCCGTCCAAGGCATTGGCGGCGCTTTTCTCTTTCCGGCCACGCTTTCGCTCGTCAACCGGCTGTTTGCGGAAGGGGCTGCGCGAAACCGTGCTCTGGCGGTCTGGGGCGGGGCGGGCGCCAGCGGTCTTACGATCGGATCACTTGCCGGCGGCTTCCTAACGAGCGCTTTTGGCTGGCCATCGGTGTTTTTCGTCAATGTCGTCCTCGCTTTGATTGCGATCATCGCAGCCTTCTTCGTCATCCCGCGAGATCCTCGTATGTCTCATGGCCGCTCCTTCGACTTGTCGGGAGCACTGACGGTTACTGCGGGCGCCACTCTGCTGGTGTTCGCACTCGTCCAGGGGCCGGTGTTCGGCTGGAATGCCGCGCCAATTCTCTGGGCCTTTGGTTTCTCGGCGCTTCTGTTGCTGGCATTCATGATCATTGAGTCTAAAAGTCGCGATCCATTGATGCCTCTCAGGCTGTTTGGCAATCGCATGCTCGTAACGAGCATGGCCATCACCTTTCTCTACATGGGTACGTTTGGAGCCCTGCCGTATTTTCTGACGGTGCTGTTTCAGGATATCCATCACTTCACGGCCTCGGAGACGGGCCTTGCCTTCCTCGTTCCCTCGCTTGCCATTGCTGCCGGCACGCAAATCGGCGAGCGTTATGCATCACGCTTTTCGGCACGATCGACATTGATTGCGGGAATGCTGGTAGGGGCGGCGGGCACAGTCATCATGGTGACCGGGGCGTGGCCCGAAAGCAGCTATGCGGCCATCATTCCGGGTCTGCTCGTTTCGGGAATTGGTCAGGGCGTCGTATGGACGGCAATGTGGATCATCGCCGGTTCCGGAGTGCCGGATCGCGAACAGGGCGTTGCATCAGGAATGGCGTCGACCACGATGAACATCGGCAACGCTGTTGGCCTTGCTGTCCTCGTTGGTTTTGCCAATGCCTATGCCGGTTTCGCAGGAGACAAGGTATCTGCCGGCGACATGGCGAGCGGTGTTCGTCTCGCCTTTTGGCTTTGCGCGGCGGGCGGTGTCATCGCCACGGCTATTGCCGTCGCAATGTTGTTCTGCCCGCGGCAGTCGCAGTAA
- a CDS encoding TetR/AcrR family transcriptional regulator, whose protein sequence is MAGRPREFDRDEALAKARDLFWERGYEGVSMADLVDAMGIASARIYAAFESKEALFQEAVMLYASGEGGFATRALAEESTILDAFERLLRDAILLYTRPNHPHGCMIVMAATNYTINNQAVRTRLGRYRRDRAASLYERLKMASEAGELKPDADPRALAEFYAAFLHGLSVQAADGVPRDMLLSTLSPALLPLKSALLAKADDL, encoded by the coding sequence ATGGCAGGACGGCCGCGGGAATTTGATCGTGATGAGGCGTTGGCCAAAGCCCGCGACCTCTTCTGGGAGCGAGGCTACGAAGGCGTCTCGATGGCCGACCTCGTCGACGCCATGGGCATAGCGTCGGCGCGCATCTATGCCGCTTTCGAATCGAAAGAGGCGCTGTTCCAGGAAGCGGTCATGCTGTACGCCTCCGGCGAGGGCGGATTTGCCACCCGTGCTTTGGCTGAGGAATCGACTATTCTCGATGCCTTCGAGCGGCTTCTGCGGGATGCGATCCTGCTCTACACGCGTCCAAATCACCCGCACGGCTGCATGATCGTGATGGCGGCCACCAACTATACGATCAATAACCAGGCTGTTCGCACGCGGCTCGGCCGATATCGGCGGGACCGCGCTGCGTCCCTATACGAGCGTCTGAAAATGGCATCGGAGGCCGGCGAGTTGAAACCTGATGCCGACCCTCGCGCGCTGGCGGAATTCTACGCCGCTTTTCTTCACGGCCTATCGGTGCAGGCGGCCGACGGCGTACCAAGAGACATGCTTCTGTCTACATTGTCTCCCGCGCTGTTGCCGTTGAAGAGCGCGTTATTGGCCAAGGCTGACGATCTCTGA
- a CDS encoding AraC family transcriptional regulator has translation MLDYSSKDNAGETHDALSEMLRGLRLDGVEYGRCRLSEPWATYFASQPSARLHFISSGSAWLQAPSGDWLQLGPGDAALLPRGNAHVIASEPGIPPVPFEQFDRKEVCRDVFDLQCQDACGGTVALTAAMRFNIDNLHPLLRLMPDTMLTSDLAKNEPAIPHLLDAMTREVQMDRVGAGGILARLADVLTATLIRTWVEHGCGDTTGWIAAVRNPEIGRVLAAIHLEPDRDWSLAALANLMGISRSGFAERFLKVVGETPARYVARVRMYQALQWLRGGMRVSVVAQRLGYDAEASFSRAFKRIIGAPPSQFRNSSGAETNSHPVD, from the coding sequence ATGCTTGACTATTCGTCCAAAGATAATGCCGGCGAGACTCATGACGCCCTGAGCGAGATGCTGAGGGGCTTGCGGCTTGATGGCGTTGAATATGGGCGCTGCCGGCTCTCGGAGCCGTGGGCGACCTATTTTGCGTCGCAGCCGTCGGCGAGATTGCATTTCATTTCGTCCGGTTCCGCGTGGCTTCAGGCGCCGTCAGGCGATTGGCTTCAGTTGGGACCCGGAGACGCCGCGCTTCTGCCGCGTGGCAACGCGCATGTGATCGCGAGCGAGCCGGGCATTCCGCCGGTGCCTTTCGAGCAATTTGACCGCAAGGAAGTCTGCCGGGATGTCTTCGATCTCCAGTGCCAGGATGCGTGTGGGGGAACGGTGGCTTTGACCGCGGCGATGCGCTTCAATATCGACAACCTTCATCCACTGCTGCGGTTGATGCCCGACACCATGCTCACCAGCGATCTTGCCAAGAACGAGCCGGCCATTCCGCATTTGCTCGATGCCATGACGCGCGAAGTCCAGATGGATCGGGTCGGCGCGGGAGGCATACTTGCAAGGCTTGCGGATGTCTTGACCGCAACATTGATCAGGACATGGGTCGAACATGGCTGTGGCGATACCACCGGCTGGATTGCCGCGGTGCGCAACCCCGAAATCGGCCGGGTGCTGGCTGCAATTCACCTCGAGCCGGACCGTGACTGGAGCTTGGCGGCACTGGCGAACCTGATGGGCATCTCGCGGTCGGGTTTCGCAGAGCGATTCCTGAAAGTCGTGGGCGAGACGCCGGCGCGCTACGTGGCGAGGGTGCGCATGTATCAAGCTCTTCAATGGCTGCGTGGCGGAATGCGTGTATCCGTGGTTGCGCAGAGATTGGGCTACGACGCCGAAGCATCGTTCAGCCGTGCCTTCAAGCGCATTATCGGTGCGCCACCGAGCCAGTTCCGCAATAGCAGCGGAGCTGAAACGAATTCGCACCCTGTGGATTGA
- a CDS encoding MFS transporter, whose protein sequence is MADSDFKPISSPHSQPTAETSQRPRWDAVVALALGVFGLVTAEFLPASLLTPISSDLGLSAGETGQTVTVTAVVAAFAGPGIVIATRSFDRRRVLFGLTALLILSCVLAATANNLISLLVSRVLLGVGLGGFWAMAGALAMRLVPIEHLPRAMAMIFTGVSLATVTAAPLGSYVGSTLGWRASFVLAGAVGVLAFIAQAVTVPSLPPAGHAGLSTLGAVSTRPKIRVGLITTLLIVSGHFAGFTYIRPYLEGIAHLKVEMVSLVLLAYGVSGFFGNIVGGMIAERSSTVGTVFSSSLIAVAAAIFVTVGASELAAIVGVAIWGFAFGAFPVSIQSYITRAAPDEAESAGALLLTAFQVAISSGAVLGGILIDLQGPLGVMSFLGAACFAGTIVMAARGGKQTALAQS, encoded by the coding sequence ATGGCAGACAGCGATTTCAAGCCAATTTCATCTCCTCATAGCCAGCCGACGGCAGAGACATCCCAACGACCCAGATGGGATGCCGTCGTCGCCCTGGCTCTCGGCGTGTTCGGCCTCGTTACGGCGGAATTTCTGCCTGCCAGTCTCCTAACCCCAATCTCTTCCGACCTAGGTCTCTCTGCCGGGGAAACCGGCCAAACAGTCACGGTAACGGCTGTCGTCGCTGCATTTGCAGGCCCAGGTATCGTCATAGCCACTCGAAGTTTCGACCGACGCCGTGTGCTCTTTGGCCTGACCGCTCTTCTGATTCTTTCCTGCGTTCTGGCGGCAACCGCCAACAATTTGATTTCGCTCCTAGTATCACGAGTTCTGCTTGGTGTCGGGCTCGGCGGTTTCTGGGCAATGGCCGGCGCGCTTGCAATGCGGCTGGTCCCGATTGAACATCTCCCCCGGGCGATGGCGATGATCTTTACAGGCGTCTCCCTCGCCACCGTCACGGCAGCCCCGCTCGGCTCCTATGTGGGGTCGACCCTTGGATGGAGAGCTTCCTTTGTTCTGGCCGGAGCTGTCGGCGTGCTTGCATTTATTGCCCAGGCTGTCACCGTGCCGTCATTGCCGCCAGCCGGTCACGCAGGTTTGTCAACGCTCGGCGCCGTTTCGACGCGGCCTAAGATCCGGGTGGGGCTGATCACGACACTTCTCATCGTTTCAGGCCATTTTGCCGGCTTCACTTATATCCGCCCCTATCTGGAAGGTATCGCCCACCTCAAGGTCGAGATGGTGTCGCTGGTGCTCCTCGCCTACGGCGTCAGTGGTTTCTTCGGCAATATTGTCGGTGGCATGATCGCGGAGCGGAGCTCTACTGTTGGCACCGTCTTCTCATCGAGCCTGATTGCCGTTGCCGCCGCCATCTTCGTAACCGTCGGCGCCTCCGAGCTCGCAGCGATTGTCGGAGTTGCCATTTGGGGTTTCGCCTTCGGCGCATTTCCCGTCTCCATACAGAGCTACATCACGCGTGCTGCTCCCGACGAAGCTGAAAGCGCAGGAGCATTGCTTCTGACCGCTTTCCAGGTCGCTATTTCGAGCGGAGCGGTCCTGGGCGGCATATTGATCGACCTGCAGGGGCCGCTGGGCGTCATGTCGTTCCTTGGCGCCGCATGCTTTGCGGGAACCATCGTGATGGCGGCGCGAGGCGGCAAGCAGACCGCGCTCGCTCAAAGCTGA
- a CDS encoding IS6 family transposase: MRDRGALSIIAHAVWLYFRFPLSLRLAEEMLLERGIVVSYETIRRWGRKFGAAYTKRLRRKKPSGKAVWHLDEVVISIGGRKHWLWRAVDQDGYVLDEIVQTRRDTKAAKRLLIRLMKKQGLSPKRIVTDKLRSYGAARRDVMPAVEHRSHKGLNNRAENSHVPLRKRERMMRGFRSVGCLQRFISVFSAVRNLFVPPHQKRSALATNIHRIRAMAQWKVVTGTAA, translated from the coding sequence ATTAGAGACCGCGGCGCCTTGAGCATCATCGCCCATGCGGTCTGGCTTTATTTCCGCTTCCCGCTCAGCCTGCGGCTGGCCGAGGAAATGCTGCTGGAGCGCGGCATTGTCGTATCCTATGAAACGATCAGGCGATGGGGCCGGAAATTCGGGGCAGCATATACGAAGCGATTGCGCAGAAAGAAGCCGTCTGGAAAGGCTGTCTGGCACCTGGATGAGGTGGTGATTTCTATCGGCGGCCGCAAGCACTGGCTTTGGCGAGCCGTTGACCAGGACGGTTATGTTCTCGACGAAATCGTCCAGACCCGCCGTGATACGAAGGCGGCCAAGCGGTTGCTGATCAGGCTGATGAAGAAGCAAGGCCTGTCCCCCAAGCGCATCGTCACCGACAAACTGCGCTCATACGGGGCGGCCAGGCGCGATGTGATGCCTGCTGTCGAACATCGATCGCACAAAGGCCTGAACAATCGCGCAGAGAATTCTCATGTGCCGCTGCGAAAACGAGAACGGATGATGCGGGGCTTCAGATCCGTCGGCTGTCTGCAACGATTCATCTCCGTATTTTCAGCGGTCAGAAATCTTTTCGTACCGCCGCATCAGAAACGCTCAGCCCTGGCCACCAACATTCATCGCATCCGAGCAATGGCGCAGTGGAAGGTCGTGACCGGCACGGCGGCATGA
- a CDS encoding TetR/AcrR family transcriptional regulator: protein MSTAERALTRREPKQKRSQQTVEAVLEAVQLVVKRHGMRAITTNRIAEAAGVSIGSLYQYFPDKRAIFAALHDRHVDEVRQLIEQTMAACRLAPLDEFARELVQGLMNAHAGFAELHDAVSSAVPESALGFKRALHHSFRQMLSYDDQQRYSLDEKERMLFVLPGMVESLVHGAAHQGRAALSRNGAEGEAIRAVALYVNSFQDIAPKH from the coding sequence ATGTCGACGGCCGAAAGAGCTCTCACCCGACGCGAGCCCAAACAGAAACGTTCGCAGCAGACGGTAGAGGCGGTGCTTGAGGCGGTCCAACTTGTCGTCAAGCGCCACGGAATGCGTGCCATTACCACGAATCGGATCGCGGAGGCTGCCGGTGTCAGCATCGGGTCACTTTATCAGTATTTTCCTGACAAGCGCGCGATCTTCGCGGCCCTCCATGATCGACATGTCGACGAGGTACGACAGCTCATCGAGCAGACTATGGCCGCCTGCCGCTTGGCACCACTAGACGAATTCGCTCGTGAACTTGTCCAAGGCCTGATGAATGCGCATGCGGGCTTCGCGGAATTGCACGACGCCGTTTCGTCTGCCGTTCCGGAGAGCGCTCTCGGCTTCAAGCGCGCCCTGCATCATTCTTTCAGACAGATGCTGTCGTACGACGACCAGCAGCGGTACAGTCTCGATGAAAAGGAGCGAATGCTCTTTGTCCTTCCGGGAATGGTGGAGTCGCTCGTGCATGGGGCAGCGCATCAGGGGCGCGCCGCCCTTTCGCGCAATGGCGCCGAGGGCGAGGCAATCCGCGCCGTAGCGCTTTACGTGAATTCGTTTCAAGACATCGCGCCGAAACACTAG
- a CDS encoding NAD(P)H-binding protein, which produces MNYLVFGATGNIGARVTQRLLDSGASPSVFVRNATRARALFGNRVEIHTGDLERPGSSLDAALSGVGAAFLVTDGPYLDMQDHAVALAARHSGVRHIVKLSTLDVLSGVGTGPWHARGEDAIRGSGAAFTFIRAAGFMSNALSWSHSIRKDGMLRSSTGAGKIAFIHPDDIAAVAVTALTTLDYHGQALVITGREALSYGEMAAAIGKAIGKPVGFEELSDQQAYARTVEWAGKGLYAEALVEIWRAVREGRLETVTGEVRRILRREPISFDQWSAENAPSFH; this is translated from the coding sequence ATGAATTACCTCGTTTTCGGCGCCACAGGAAACATCGGGGCTCGGGTTACCCAGCGCCTGCTCGATTCTGGAGCAAGTCCTTCCGTTTTCGTTCGCAACGCCACGAGGGCCAGGGCTCTTTTCGGTAACCGCGTCGAAATCCACACCGGAGACCTCGAAAGGCCCGGCTCTTCGCTGGATGCCGCGCTGAGTGGGGTCGGCGCGGCTTTCCTCGTGACTGACGGACCGTATCTCGACATGCAGGATCACGCAGTCGCCTTGGCTGCGCGCCACTCAGGCGTGCGGCACATCGTCAAGCTCTCTACCTTGGACGTGCTATCCGGGGTCGGCACTGGCCCATGGCACGCACGCGGCGAGGACGCCATTCGAGGTAGCGGAGCGGCGTTCACATTTATTCGGGCGGCCGGATTCATGTCGAACGCGCTCAGCTGGTCGCACTCCATCCGCAAAGATGGAATGCTGCGCTCGTCCACAGGCGCTGGCAAAATCGCTTTTATCCATCCAGACGACATCGCCGCCGTCGCCGTGACCGCTCTGACCACGCTCGACTATCACGGTCAGGCATTGGTGATTACAGGCCGCGAAGCGCTGTCGTACGGGGAGATGGCCGCCGCGATAGGCAAGGCTATCGGCAAGCCTGTCGGCTTCGAGGAATTATCTGACCAGCAGGCATACGCGCGCACGGTCGAATGGGCCGGCAAAGGGCTTTATGCCGAAGCCCTCGTCGAAATCTGGCGCGCGGTGCGCGAGGGACGGCTTGAAACGGTAACGGGCGAGGTAAGGCGGATATTGAGGCGAGAACCAATCTCGTTCGATCAGTGGTCTGCCGAAAATGCTCCATCGTTTCACTAG
- a CDS encoding SGNH/GDSL hydrolase family protein, translated as MSDEQLRWLLKVIQPERTLALLPGGSGLGEAAYAGLLNLPVEVYANELDCLQKEASEAASALLSDHTVASMVDHLPLRKGARIVAFGDSLTSEPQSWAVILREMLAMRRSADQISFTISAVAGETTTHGLVRVGGIVNSRPDWILFLVGTNDARTQGLHPTKTLVHREETERNIAELRERVSRETTASSIWITPPAVNEAQVAAHSGLARFGVRFRNEDLERVAKIVRDGDGPVVDAFSKLGSPPPSELLMSDGLHFTLEGQKRLALEVIRGWSSLK; from the coding sequence ATGTCGGACGAACAACTGCGCTGGCTTTTGAAGGTCATCCAACCCGAGCGGACGCTCGCCCTCCTCCCTGGCGGCTCTGGCCTCGGCGAGGCGGCCTACGCCGGGCTTCTCAATCTGCCGGTCGAGGTCTACGCAAACGAACTCGACTGCCTACAGAAGGAGGCCTCGGAAGCGGCCAGCGCCTTGCTTTCCGACCACACTGTGGCATCGATGGTCGATCACCTCCCCCTGCGGAAGGGAGCCCGCATAGTGGCGTTCGGCGACAGCTTGACGTCCGAACCCCAGTCTTGGGCAGTGATCCTGAGAGAAATGCTCGCGATGCGTCGCAGCGCCGATCAGATATCGTTCACAATCAGTGCGGTAGCGGGCGAAACGACGACGCACGGCCTAGTGCGGGTCGGGGGGATTGTCAATTCCCGGCCCGACTGGATTCTCTTTCTCGTCGGAACGAATGACGCACGGACGCAGGGCCTGCATCCAACGAAGACGCTCGTCCATCGCGAGGAGACAGAGCGCAACATTGCGGAGCTGCGTGAGCGCGTCTCCCGGGAGACCACTGCGAGCAGCATCTGGATCACTCCACCCGCAGTCAACGAGGCACAGGTGGCTGCGCATTCGGGCTTGGCTAGGTTCGGAGTTCGGTTTCGCAACGAAGACTTGGAGCGGGTCGCGAAGATCGTCCGAGACGGTGATGGGCCTGTTGTCGACGCCTTCTCCAAGTTGGGGAGTCCACCTCCTTCTGAGCTGCTGATGAGCGACGGACTGCATTTCACCCTGGAGGGTCAGAAGCGGCTGGCGCTCGAAGTGATCCGGGGTTGGAGCAGCCTCAAATGA
- a CDS encoding response regulator transcription factor: MRIDQPLRKTAPLSRQQKNEAIEPIVIIVDDDAAVREALSELILSAGLHPVSFASTQEVLDADILDSPGCLILDVRMPGASGLHLQHHLLESGNAKPIIFLTGHGDIPMTVQAMKAGAVDFLTKPVRDQTLLDAVIAGIALDAARRANALVVKRNIERLVTLTHREREILREVARGRLNKQIAFDLGISAVTVKLHRANAMRKMGAGSIGELIRAWETLPAAIREAGGVSF, translated from the coding sequence ATGAGAATTGACCAGCCGCTCCGAAAAACGGCACCGCTATCGCGGCAGCAAAAGAATGAAGCAATAGAACCTATCGTCATCATCGTTGATGACGATGCGGCTGTTCGCGAGGCGCTGTCGGAGCTGATCCTCTCGGCGGGCCTGCATCCAGTGAGCTTCGCTTCGACTCAAGAAGTACTTGATGCCGACATACTTGACAGCCCCGGCTGCTTGATCCTTGACGTCCGCATGCCGGGGGCGAGCGGCCTTCACCTGCAGCATCATCTGCTGGAAAGCGGCAATGCGAAACCAATCATCTTCCTGACCGGGCATGGCGACATTCCGATGACCGTGCAGGCGATGAAGGCGGGGGCGGTCGACTTCCTGACCAAGCCAGTGCGCGACCAGACGCTGCTCGACGCCGTGATCGCCGGTATCGCGCTCGACGCGGCGCGACGGGCCAATGCTTTGGTCGTCAAGCGGAATATCGAGCGCCTAGTGACACTGACGCACCGCGAACGCGAAATCCTGCGCGAAGTGGCACGCGGTCGGCTGAATAAGCAAATCGCCTTCGACCTCGGGATAAGTGCGGTCACGGTCAAATTGCACCGTGCCAATGCCATGCGAAAAATGGGGGCCGGCTCCATCGGCGAGTTGATCAGGGCCTGGGAGACGCTGCCCGCCGCAATACGTGAGGCCGGCGGCGTCTCATTCTAG
- a CDS encoding response regulator, which produces MTRTRPIVAVVDDDARLLESLEELLESAGYAACCFRSAEHLLACGLSDLDLLITDIGMPGTNGFELRDMVNKARPELPVFLVTGRHEIADQGRAKGMDGFFRKPFDAPALLVAIGEALQKSRNGG; this is translated from the coding sequence ATGACGAGGACAAGACCGATCGTCGCGGTTGTCGATGACGATGCGAGACTGCTCGAATCGCTGGAGGAACTGCTGGAATCCGCCGGCTATGCAGCCTGCTGTTTCCGGTCGGCTGAACATCTGCTTGCTTGCGGTCTGTCGGATCTGGATTTGCTGATCACTGACATCGGAATGCCAGGCACAAACGGCTTTGAACTTCGTGACATGGTCAACAAGGCGCGTCCGGAACTGCCGGTATTCCTGGTTACAGGCCGCCACGAGATCGCCGATCAGGGCCGCGCCAAAGGCATGGATGGCTTTTTTCGAAAGCCATTCGACGCGCCTGCCCTACTCGTCGCGATAGGGGAAGCTCTACAGAAATCGAGAAATGGAGGGTGA